The following are from one region of the Cetobacterium somerae genome:
- a CDS encoding ribonuclease J: MNLENIVEKEKEATKKKTRRRKYYNKPKQGEKTPNTEVLNETKKINDVKTVEVKTTQQQRPQTPKKRVPVKKVETEEEVKKPILKTEKEEKMYVIPLGGLDEIGKNMTLVQYRDEIIIIDSGVTFPDDGLLGIDLVIPDFSYIESNKDKIKGLFITHGHEDHIGSVPYLYQKIDKNVPLHGGKLTLALIKAKFESGEVSKILPKMREVKGRDKIRVGKYFEIEFVGVTHSIADAYAVVVTTPAGRVMYTGDFKIDLTPVDGDGVDFLRLAQIGEEGVDLLLSDSTNSEIDGFTPSERSVGEAFKVEFAKAKGRIIIAAFASHVHRLQQIVNIAHEHGRKIAIDGRSLIKVFDIAATLGYLKLPENIMINLSDVDKMRDNKVVILCTGTQGEPMAALSRIAKNMHKHTKVKEGDTVIISATPIPGNERAVSNNINSLLKYEAEVVFKKIAGIHVSGHASKEEQKLMLNLIKPKHFMPVHGEFKMLKAHKETAIETGIPKSNIVIATNGSKVEVTKTSAKIKGKVNAGATLVDGLGVGDIGHIVLKDRQQLSQDGVVIVVFALDKETGKVLSGPDIVTRGFVYSRDSDEILNEANEQIKVKLKEFENSAIKDWTVIKNSVRDVAGKFFYNRIKRTPVILPIIMDV; encoded by the coding sequence ATGAATTTAGAAAATATTGTTGAAAAGGAGAAAGAAGCAACAAAGAAAAAAACAAGACGAAGAAAATATTATAATAAACCAAAGCAAGGAGAAAAGACTCCAAACACTGAGGTTTTAAATGAAACTAAAAAAATTAATGATGTGAAAACTGTTGAGGTTAAAACAACTCAGCAACAAAGACCTCAAACACCTAAAAAAAGAGTTCCAGTAAAAAAAGTTGAAACTGAAGAAGAGGTTAAAAAGCCGATTTTAAAAACTGAAAAAGAGGAAAAAATGTATGTTATTCCTTTAGGTGGATTAGATGAAATTGGAAAAAATATGACTTTAGTTCAATATAGAGATGAAATTATTATTATTGATTCTGGAGTTACTTTTCCAGATGATGGATTATTAGGAATAGATTTAGTTATCCCAGATTTTAGCTATATTGAAAGTAATAAAGATAAAATAAAGGGGTTATTTATAACTCATGGTCATGAAGATCATATTGGATCAGTTCCTTATTTATATCAGAAAATAGATAAAAATGTACCTCTTCATGGAGGAAAGTTAACATTAGCATTAATAAAGGCTAAATTTGAAAGTGGAGAAGTTTCAAAAATTCTTCCTAAAATGAGAGAGGTAAAGGGAAGAGATAAAATAAGAGTCGGAAAATATTTTGAGATTGAATTTGTAGGTGTTACACATTCGATAGCAGATGCTTATGCGGTTGTTGTTACAACTCCAGCAGGAAGAGTAATGTATACAGGAGATTTTAAAATTGATTTAACACCAGTTGATGGAGATGGCGTAGATTTTTTAAGGCTTGCTCAAATTGGTGAAGAGGGAGTAGATTTATTACTTTCAGATTCAACAAACTCAGAAATAGATGGATTTACTCCATCTGAAAGAAGTGTAGGAGAAGCTTTTAAAGTTGAATTTGCAAAAGCAAAAGGAAGAATTATAATAGCTGCATTTGCATCTCACGTACATAGACTTCAACAGATTGTAAATATAGCTCATGAACATGGAAGAAAAATTGCGATAGATGGAAGAAGTTTAATTAAAGTTTTTGATATAGCAGCTACTTTAGGTTATTTAAAACTTCCTGAAAATATTATGATAAATTTATCAGATGTTGATAAAATGAGAGATAACAAAGTTGTTATTCTATGTACAGGAACTCAGGGTGAGCCGATGGCAGCACTATCAAGAATAGCTAAGAATATGCATAAACATACAAAAGTAAAAGAGGGAGATACTGTTATAATCTCAGCAACTCCAATTCCAGGAAACGAGAGAGCTGTTTCAAATAACATAAATAGTCTTTTAAAATATGAAGCAGAAGTTGTATTTAAAAAAATAGCTGGAATACACGTTTCAGGACACGCAAGTAAAGAAGAACAAAAATTAATGCTAAACTTAATAAAACCTAAACATTTTATGCCTGTTCATGGAGAGTTTAAAATGCTAAAAGCTCATAAGGAAACGGCTATAGAAACTGGAATTCCTAAAAGTAATATAGTAATAGCAACTAATGGAAGTAAAGTAGAAGTAACAAAAACTAGTGCAAAGATAAAAGGAAAAGTTAATGCAGGAGCTACATTGGTTGATGGTCTTGGTGTTGGAGATATTGGACATATAGTTCTAAAAGATAGACAACAGCTATCACAAGATGGAGTAGTAATTGTAGTATTTGCTTTAGATAAGGAAACAGGAAAAGTATTAAGTGGTCCTGATATCGTTACTAGAGGATTTGTATACTCAAGAGATTCTGATGAAATATTAAACGAAGCTAATGAACAGATAAAAGTAAAACTAAAAGAGTTTGAAAATAGTGCAATAAAAGATTGGACAGTAATAAAAAATAGCGTTAGAGATGTAGCAGGAAAGTTCTTCTATAATAGAATTAAAAGAACACCAGTTATTCTACCAATAATTATGGATGTATAA
- a CDS encoding LytR family transcriptional regulator: MRREKGFSRQKKTTRKAGKALGGLLLAIIVIGILGVFLTYNLNKTNKNLENWERYAIIGKNNIIVVYEDKLAVKIPFDVQVDKETTIKKLVDSKNYKMVIDSINNFLPEKVQNYKVIKYSEIALNVKNARNIPEMVIDDKKYILTSGTQSLFADLYGGELKGSTNLVVDILNANGVGGYARKTGENLKNKLALTYTAANYEKNTNYSLIKINEISKENVENILANVNEKYFKIKEDSDIPTLASVVLILGKEKDIDFKIEIKGTSAEAKSALKELESSGYKNVILKEDSKKLDKSVIEYNGEDYYTALKIAKKLNISNMLENNSLSNKINILID; this comes from the coding sequence ATGAGAAGGGAAAAAGGGTTTAGTAGACAAAAGAAGACAACAAGAAAAGCAGGAAAAGCTCTAGGAGGCTTACTATTAGCGATAATAGTTATAGGTATATTAGGTGTATTTTTAACATATAATTTAAATAAGACTAATAAAAATTTAGAGAATTGGGAAAGATATGCAATAATAGGTAAAAATAATATTATTGTAGTATACGAAGATAAGCTAGCAGTGAAAATACCCTTTGATGTTCAAGTAGATAAGGAAACAACAATAAAAAAATTAGTGGATTCTAAAAACTATAAAATGGTTATAGACTCAATAAATAATTTTTTACCTGAAAAAGTTCAAAATTATAAGGTTATAAAATATAGTGAGATAGCTTTAAATGTAAAAAATGCAAGAAATATACCTGAAATGGTGATAGATGATAAAAAATATATTTTAACTTCAGGAACACAATCTTTATTTGCTGATTTATATGGTGGAGAACTAAAAGGTTCAACAAATTTAGTTGTGGATATATTAAATGCAAATGGAGTTGGAGGTTATGCTAGAAAAACCGGAGAGAATTTAAAGAATAAATTAGCTTTAACTTATACGGCAGCTAACTATGAAAAAAATACAAACTATAGCTTGATTAAAATTAATGAAATTAGTAAAGAAAATGTTGAAAATATATTGGCTAATGTCAATGAAAAATACTTTAAAATAAAAGAAGATAGTGATATACCAACGTTAGCAAGTGTTGTTCTAATACTTGGAAAAGAAAAGGATATTGATTTTAAAATTGAAATTAAAGGTACTAGTGCAGAAGCTAAATCAGCTTTAAAAGAGTTAGAAAGTTCTGGATATAAGAATGTTATATTAAAAGAAGATTCTAAAAAGTTAGATAAATCTGTAATAGAGTATAATGGTGAAGATTATTATACAGCATTAAAAATTGCAAAAAAATTAAATATTAGTAATATGTTAGAAAATAACAGTTTAAGCAATAAGATAAATATTTTAATAGATTAG
- the mrdA gene encoding penicillin-binding protein 2, whose translation MKKDLGIKLGKSFEFRGEIYKVFIFLVFVLLGSRMAYLQILQKDKYNYLAQKNRVKLRKIDAERGNIYDSNGELIVTNTLGYRLVYLNQRVVSNDQLKEMSEVTGYSEEYLQKRIKYGEIVPYTKENILVEDLDLDLAHKLMEKIGDYPYLEVQSYSKRKYIYDSLAAHTIGYVKKITEKEYESLKEDGYSPRDIVGKTGIEKIYDSQMKGKPGYDYIEVNALNKAQKIEKSKDPDPGYNLHLSLDMRLQKYMEQVFQEENLSGALVAIEAQTGKVLTLVSYPTYSLTTFSSKISQEDWNQITNDPRKPLTNKSISGEYPPGSVFKPFSAFAFFNNGLDPKTKIFDNGVYSIGKWSWRAWKKGGHGTVDFEKSIVESVNPYYYKYADQFGHEPIIDVAGSFGYGKLSKIDVFGERAGILPSEKWKKKRFKQGWFKGDTIILSIGQGYLLATPMQVAVSYMGLANRGKAYVPHVVDYMENGNEKVEIKPEVLYETNYPSWYYDVLNKALINTVEKDNGTTKALRTPGLVIGAKSGSSQNSRFDETHALVAGYFPADKQPKIVFTVLLEGAGGGGRVAGGVAKKFVDKYLEYYNEEMK comes from the coding sequence GTGAAAAAAGATCTTGGAATAAAGTTAGGGAAAAGTTTCGAATTTAGAGGGGAAATATATAAAGTATTTATTTTTTTAGTATTTGTATTATTAGGAAGTAGAATGGCATACTTACAGATTTTACAAAAAGATAAATATAATTATTTAGCTCAAAAAAATAGAGTTAAATTAAGAAAAATTGATGCAGAAAGAGGAAATATATACGATTCTAATGGAGAATTAATAGTTACTAATACATTAGGATACAGGTTAGTATATTTGAATCAAAGAGTAGTAAGTAATGACCAATTAAAAGAGATGAGTGAAGTAACTGGTTACAGTGAAGAATATTTACAAAAGAGGATAAAGTATGGAGAAATAGTACCATATACTAAAGAAAATATTTTAGTGGAAGATTTAGATTTAGATCTAGCTCACAAATTAATGGAAAAAATTGGAGATTATCCATATTTAGAAGTTCAAAGTTACTCTAAAAGAAAATATATATACGACTCATTAGCAGCACATACAATTGGATATGTAAAAAAAATAACAGAAAAAGAGTATGAAAGTTTGAAGGAGGATGGATATTCTCCAAGAGATATTGTTGGAAAAACTGGAATTGAAAAAATTTACGATTCTCAAATGAAAGGAAAACCAGGATATGATTATATTGAGGTTAATGCTTTAAACAAAGCACAAAAAATTGAGAAAAGTAAAGATCCAGACCCAGGATATAATTTACACTTATCTCTAGATATGAGATTGCAAAAGTATATGGAACAAGTTTTTCAAGAGGAGAACTTATCAGGAGCTTTAGTAGCAATAGAAGCTCAAACTGGAAAAGTGTTAACATTAGTAAGCTACCCAACATATTCACTGACAACATTTAGTTCTAAAATTTCTCAAGAAGATTGGAATCAAATAACAAACGATCCAAGAAAACCTTTAACAAATAAAAGTATATCTGGAGAATACCCACCTGGATCTGTATTTAAACCATTTTCTGCATTTGCATTTTTTAATAATGGGCTAGATCCAAAAACAAAAATCTTTGATAATGGTGTTTATAGTATTGGAAAATGGAGTTGGAGAGCTTGGAAAAAAGGTGGACATGGAACAGTTGATTTTGAAAAATCTATAGTGGAATCTGTAAATCCATATTATTATAAATATGCTGATCAATTTGGGCATGAACCGATTATTGATGTGGCAGGAAGTTTTGGGTATGGAAAGTTATCTAAAATAGATGTTTTTGGTGAGAGAGCAGGAATATTACCAAGTGAAAAATGGAAAAAGAAAAGATTTAAACAAGGTTGGTTTAAAGGAGATACGATAATTTTATCAATAGGGCAAGGATATCTTTTGGCTACACCTATGCAAGTTGCAGTATCATATATGGGGCTTGCAAATAGAGGAAAAGCTTATGTGCCTCATGTTGTAGATTATATGGAAAATGGTAATGAAAAAGTAGAAATAAAACCGGAGGTTTTGTATGAAACAAATTATCCAAGTTGGTATTATGATGTTTTAAATAAAGCATTAATAAATACCGTTGAAAAGGATAATGGAACAACAAAAGCATTAAGAACCCCTGGATTGGTTATAGGAGCAAAAAGTGGATCATCTCAAAATTCGAGATTTGATGAGACTCATGCTCTTGTTGCAGGATATTTTCCAGCAGACAAGCAACCTAAGATTGTCTTTACAGTTCTGTTAGAAGGAGCTGGAGGAGGAGGTCGTGTTGCTGGAGGAGTTGCTAAAAAATTTGTGGACAAATATTTGGAATATTACAATGAGGAGATGAAATGA
- the mtaB gene encoding tRNA (N(6)-L-threonylcarbamoyladenosine(37)-C(2))-methylthiotransferase MtaB — MNFDNKKVAFYTLGCKVNQYESESIKNQLIKIGYEEENFENKSDIYIVNSCTVTSIADKKTRNVLRRAKKMNPESIVIVTGCYAQTNSKELLEIEEIDFVVGNSNKSGLVDFIQDIENKKSKVLTENIFEERAYEEYEFATLREMSRAYIKIQDGCNNFCSYCKIPFGRGKSRSRSLESICKEIEVLTKEGFKEFIIIGINLGAYGEDLDSDVNLETLLETVVKLEGVERVRIGSMYPDKISDRFIEIMRENSDKLMPHLHISLQSCDNTVLERMRRNYGAELIQERLLKLRENVENMEYTADVIVGFPGETDEMFNNTYKVIKNIGFSDLHVFQYSDREKTLANTFTDKIDGNVKKKRAEVLETLRKEMGKERREKYIGKDLEVLVEEIKEDGCSYGYSQNYLRVKTSEATAGVNELVKVEISNLEKELLIGNEKGKRV, encoded by the coding sequence ATGAATTTTGATAATAAAAAAGTAGCTTTCTATACACTAGGATGTAAAGTTAATCAATATGAAAGTGAAAGTATAAAGAATCAATTAATTAAAATAGGATACGAAGAAGAAAATTTTGAAAATAAATCGGATATTTATATTGTTAATTCATGTACGGTAACAAGTATAGCTGATAAAAAAACAAGAAATGTATTAAGAAGAGCTAAGAAAATGAATCCTGAATCAATTGTTATTGTTACAGGTTGTTATGCTCAAACAAACTCAAAGGAATTATTAGAAATTGAAGAGATTGATTTTGTTGTTGGAAATAGTAATAAAAGTGGTTTAGTAGATTTCATTCAAGACATTGAAAATAAAAAATCAAAGGTATTAACAGAAAATATTTTTGAAGAGAGAGCTTATGAAGAATATGAGTTTGCTACTTTAAGAGAGATGTCAAGAGCATATATAAAAATACAAGATGGATGTAATAATTTTTGTTCATATTGTAAGATACCATTTGGTAGAGGGAAAAGTAGATCTCGTTCTTTAGAAAGTATCTGCAAAGAGATAGAGGTATTGACAAAAGAGGGATTTAAAGAGTTTATTATCATCGGAATAAACTTAGGTGCTTATGGTGAAGATTTAGATTCTGATGTTAATTTAGAAACGCTTTTAGAAACAGTAGTTAAGTTAGAAGGTGTTGAAAGAGTTAGAATAGGTTCTATGTATCCAGATAAGATATCTGATAGGTTTATAGAGATTATGAGAGAAAATAGTGATAAATTAATGCCGCATTTACATATATCATTACAATCTTGTGATAACACAGTTTTAGAAAGAATGAGAAGAAATTATGGTGCAGAACTTATTCAAGAAAGATTATTAAAGCTTAGAGAAAATGTTGAAAATATGGAATATACAGCAGATGTTATCGTGGGATTCCCAGGAGAAACAGATGAGATGTTTAATAACACGTATAAAGTAATAAAGAATATAGGATTTTCAGATTTACATGTTTTCCAATACTCAGATAGAGAAAAAACTTTAGCAAATACATTTACAGATAAAATTGATGGAAATGTAAAAAAGAAAAGAGCAGAAGTTTTAGAAACTTTAAGAAAAGAGATGGGAAAAGAGAGAAGAGAAAAATATATAGGAAAAGATTTAGAAGTTTTAGTTGAAGAGATAAAAGAAGATGGATGTTCATATGGATATAGTCAAAACTATTTAAGAGTAAAAACTTCAGAAGCAACAGCTGGCGTTAATGAATTAGTAAAAGTAGAAATTTCAAATTTAGAAAAGGAGTTACTAATTGGAAATGAGAAGGGAAAAAGGGTTTAG
- a CDS encoding RsmE family RNA methyltransferase, translating to MISVIISKDNIANEIIEIVDKNDINHLKNAFRIKVGEIIRAVDGEYEYICEVLSIEKKIIEAKILERNGDRFSSEVYIEAAIGILKNDKMDLTIQKLTEIGISKITPLLTKRGVAKITEKKDKWDLIVKEATKQCQAVKLVEIGEPKKLTELNYEEYDLMFVPYECEDKNSLRNTLNRFENKPKKVLYIIGPEGGFDKEEIEFLTEKGVMPVSLGKRILRAETASIIVGGILVNEF from the coding sequence GTGATAAGTGTTATAATATCTAAAGACAATATAGCAAATGAAATAATAGAAATAGTTGATAAAAATGATATAAATCATTTAAAAAATGCTTTTAGAATAAAAGTTGGAGAAATAATAAGAGCTGTAGATGGCGAATATGAGTATATATGTGAAGTTTTAAGTATAGAGAAAAAAATAATTGAAGCTAAAATTTTAGAAAGAAATGGAGATAGATTTTCTTCTGAAGTTTATATAGAAGCAGCTATAGGAATTTTAAAAAATGATAAAATGGATTTAACAATTCAAAAATTAACAGAGATTGGAATAAGTAAAATAACACCACTATTAACAAAAAGAGGTGTGGCTAAAATTACTGAGAAAAAAGATAAATGGGATTTGATAGTAAAAGAGGCTACAAAACAGTGTCAAGCAGTTAAGCTAGTGGAAATTGGAGAACCAAAAAAGTTAACAGAATTAAATTATGAAGAGTATGATTTAATGTTTGTTCCATATGAGTGTGAGGATAAAAATTCGCTGAGAAACACTTTAAATAGATTTGAAAATAAACCTAAGAAAGTTTTGTATATAATTGGTCCAGAGGGGGGATTTGATAAGGAGGAGATTGAGTTCTTAACTGAGAAAGGTGTTATGCCTGTATCTTTGGGGAAGAGAATATTAAGAGCTGAAACTGCCTCAATTATAGTAGGAGGAATATTAGTAAATGAATTTTGA